Proteins encoded within one genomic window of Nordella sp. HKS 07:
- a CDS encoding ATP-binding cassette domain-containing protein yields MTETADFLELAQVSKFFGSVIALKEVSFGVRLGEIHCLLGDNGAGKSTLIKLLSGVFQPTAGEIRLAGKPVTLASPRDALDQGVATVYQDLATVPLMSIARNFFMGREKTKGRALLRRLDWDFMNHTARDEMSKMGIDIRDPRQAVGTLSGGERQCLAIARAVHFGARILILDEPTSALGVHQASVVLRLVARAKARGLGVIFITHNVHHAYPIADRFTLLNRAISLGTFVKAEISRERVTDLMAGGKELVDLETELEAIAVNGAVPAGDEMRTKRVSV; encoded by the coding sequence ATGACCGAAACAGCCGATTTCCTCGAACTCGCGCAGGTCAGCAAATTCTTCGGTTCCGTCATCGCTCTGAAGGAGGTCTCGTTCGGTGTCAGACTGGGTGAGATTCACTGCCTTCTCGGCGACAACGGCGCCGGCAAATCGACACTGATCAAATTGCTGTCGGGCGTGTTCCAGCCGACGGCGGGGGAAATCCGCCTCGCCGGCAAGCCGGTCACGCTGGCCTCGCCCCGCGATGCGCTCGATCAAGGTGTCGCCACCGTCTATCAGGATCTGGCGACGGTACCGTTGATGAGCATCGCGCGCAATTTCTTCATGGGCCGCGAGAAGACCAAGGGTCGAGCGTTGCTGCGCCGGCTCGACTGGGATTTCATGAACCACACGGCGCGTGATGAGATGAGCAAGATGGGCATCGACATCCGCGATCCGCGCCAGGCGGTCGGTACTCTGTCGGGCGGCGAGCGCCAGTGCCTCGCCATCGCACGCGCCGTCCATTTCGGCGCCCGCATCCTGATCCTCGATGAGCCGACCTCGGCCTTGGGTGTGCATCAGGCTTCCGTCGTGCTGCGTCTCGTCGCGCGAGCAAAGGCGCGGGGCTTGGGCGTGATCTTCATCACTCACAATGTGCATCATGCCTATCCGATCGCCGACCGCTTCACTTTGCTCAACCGGGCGATAAGCCTCGGCACTTTCGTCAAAGCCGAGATCTCGCGCGAGAGGGTCACCGATTTGATGGCGGGTGGCAAGGAACTGGTCGATCTCGAGACCGAGCTCGAAGCGATCGCGGTAAATGGCGCAGTCCCGGCAGGAGACGAGATGCGCACGAAGCGCGTGTCGGTCTAA
- a CDS encoding ABC transporter permease, with product MSVVAHSKIADERVRAIPTWRFLLGRPELGAAAGTVLVFAFFLTFAGDSGMFSAKGVITFLDVSAQVGILAAAVALLMIAGEFDLSIGSMIGFAGIVIAIPAVEWGWPLWSCILLAFLVALVIGFINGYLTISTGLPSFIVTLASMFILRGLTLALTRAATNRTVVSGIGDYAKDDWLAPIFSGYVLKDLFHWMGSLGWLQMRTDGTPLAPGIPMAVVWWMLLTLLGTWILMKTRFGNWIFASGGDPVAARNVGVPVRRVKILLFIGTALAATLLAVIQVLEAGSADTLRGQLKEFEAIIAVVVGGTLLTGGYGSAIGAALGALIFGTVQMGIFFTGVDTDWFKVFMGAMVLIAVLFNTYVRRKVTYSR from the coding sequence ATGTCCGTCGTAGCCCATAGCAAGATCGCCGACGAACGGGTCCGCGCCATTCCGACCTGGCGCTTCCTGCTCGGACGGCCGGAACTGGGTGCGGCGGCCGGCACCGTCCTGGTCTTTGCCTTCTTCCTCACTTTTGCCGGGGATTCCGGCATGTTCAGCGCCAAGGGCGTCATCACCTTTCTCGATGTCTCGGCCCAGGTCGGCATTCTCGCCGCCGCCGTGGCGCTTCTGATGATCGCCGGCGAGTTCGATCTCTCCATCGGCTCGATGATCGGCTTTGCCGGCATCGTCATCGCGATACCGGCGGTCGAATGGGGATGGCCACTCTGGTCGTGCATCCTGCTGGCTTTCCTGGTCGCCCTCGTGATCGGCTTCATCAACGGCTATCTCACTATCAGCACAGGTCTTCCCTCCTTCATCGTGACGCTCGCCAGCATGTTCATCCTGCGCGGCCTCACGCTGGCGCTCACCCGTGCTGCCACCAATCGCACCGTCGTGTCGGGCATCGGTGACTATGCCAAGGACGACTGGCTGGCGCCGATCTTCTCAGGCTATGTGCTCAAGGATCTATTCCATTGGATGGGCAGCCTCGGCTGGCTGCAGATGCGCACCGACGGCACACCCCTGGCGCCCGGCATTCCGATGGCGGTGGTCTGGTGGATGCTGCTCACCCTCCTCGGCACCTGGATCCTGATGAAGACGCGCTTCGGCAACTGGATCTTCGCCTCGGGCGGCGATCCGGTGGCGGCGCGCAATGTCGGCGTACCGGTCAGGCGGGTGAAGATCCTGCTCTTCATCGGCACGGCTCTTGCCGCCACCTTGCTCGCCGTAATCCAGGTCCTCGAAGCGGGATCCGCCGATACGCTGCGCGGTCAGCTCAAGGAATTCGAGGCGATCATCGCCGTGGTGGTGGGCGGCACCTTGCTGACCGGCGGCTATGGTTCGGCGATCGGCGCGGCACTAGGCGCGCTCATCTTCGGCACGGTACAGATGGGCATCTTCTTCACCGGCGTCGATACCGACTGGTTCAAGGTGTTCATGGGCGCCATGGTGCTGATCGCGGTTCTGTTCAACACCTATGTCCGCCGCAAAGTGACCTATTCGCGGTGA
- a CDS encoding LacI family DNA-binding transcriptional regulator, whose protein sequence is MKNPSEPAKPATILDVARLAKVSKSTVSNVIRDAKGIAPATIARVRAAIDELGYRPNVLARQLVQQRTNVLGVVVGDLANPFFSEMTKQIEHYAAQHRYQVMFCNTQIDEHIELAGLRGLLDYRIAGLIFLAYAGDEESARLVTESRVPALFLTCTADWGDVVSPDDEKGGRIATEHLLELGHRRIAYIADPSVEDAADQARQAGYRRAMAKAGLPVAVYHWQGSDGKTLKETSIEKVLLGDDRVTGVFSSNDLGAIELLDCADRLGVKVPQELSVVGFDDVTLAGLRRINLTTVAQPKEMMARIAVSTISSRIKGELTGGHLRQIVDCSLIIRGSTAPPGAKRNRKA, encoded by the coding sequence ATGAAGAACCCGTCCGAGCCGGCCAAGCCGGCGACCATCCTCGATGTCGCGCGGCTCGCGAAGGTTTCGAAATCGACGGTCTCAAATGTCATTCGCGATGCCAAAGGCATTGCGCCTGCAACCATTGCCCGCGTCCGCGCTGCGATCGACGAGCTCGGCTACCGGCCCAATGTGCTGGCGCGCCAGCTTGTCCAACAGCGCACCAATGTCCTGGGTGTGGTGGTCGGCGATCTTGCCAATCCCTTCTTCTCGGAGATGACCAAGCAGATCGAGCATTATGCGGCCCAGCATCGCTATCAGGTGATGTTCTGCAACACGCAGATCGACGAGCATATCGAACTCGCCGGCCTGCGCGGCCTGCTCGATTACCGTATCGCCGGGCTGATCTTCCTCGCTTATGCCGGCGATGAGGAAAGCGCCCGCCTCGTGACAGAAAGCCGCGTACCTGCCCTCTTCCTCACCTGCACCGCCGACTGGGGGGACGTCGTGTCGCCTGACGATGAAAAGGGCGGACGCATCGCCACCGAACATCTGCTCGAGCTGGGTCACCGGCGCATTGCCTATATCGCCGATCCTTCCGTCGAAGACGCCGCCGACCAGGCGCGCCAGGCCGGATATCGCCGTGCGATGGCGAAAGCCGGCCTGCCGGTTGCGGTCTATCACTGGCAGGGCTCGGACGGAAAGACCCTGAAGGAGACGTCGATCGAAAAGGTCCTGCTCGGCGATGACCGCGTCACTGGTGTTTTTTCGTCAAACGATCTCGGCGCCATCGAGCTTCTCGACTGCGCCGACCGCCTGGGCGTGAAAGTGCCGCAGGAACTCTCCGTCGTCGGTTTCGACGACGTCACGCTGGCGGGCCTGAGACGGATCAATCTCACCACTGTGGCGCAGCCCAAGGAGATGATGGCGCGCATCGCGGTGTCGACGATTTCATCGCGGATCAAGGGCGAGCTGACCGGCGGCCATCTGCGTCAGATCGTCGATTGCAGCCTGATCATCCGCGGCTCGACCGCGCCACCCGGCGCGAAGAGGAACAGAAAAGCTTAG
- a CDS encoding Xaa-Pro peptidase family protein: MHDNPFSDAEIARRLRRVRAGLELKGLEAAVFASPENVFYLAGLDHWGYFAPHLLIVPLESEPVLVTRAMEQVSVEKQVKAARFRGHSDSETAADMAARVLRELKLDGKLIGLEYWTSGLSHGLALSLTAQIDARWSDITGLADTLRLVKSEEEQALMRRAARISDAAGEAAIAGIADGARESEVAAQCMAAMIRAGGHPPGFGPFIRPGSRLGEEHATWGDGHYKKGEPVLLELSGCVSRYHAPLGRLVHIGAIREEDANIAQIVRHAFDAVVAAITPGVRARSVYAAWQAVVDDAGLSDYCRHHCGYCVGIGQPPSWTGGNSVTGLRHDSDLEIKTGMSFHILSWLMGSGQGDDFLSNTVLLTENGPEVLTKLRSGPIVV, translated from the coding sequence ATGCATGACAATCCTTTCAGCGACGCCGAAATCGCTCGCCGCCTCCGTCGCGTGCGCGCCGGGCTCGAACTCAAGGGCCTCGAAGCGGCGGTCTTCGCCAGCCCGGAGAATGTCTTCTATTTGGCCGGCCTCGATCACTGGGGCTATTTCGCCCCGCATCTCCTCATTGTGCCACTCGAAAGCGAACCTGTCCTGGTCACACGCGCGATGGAGCAGGTCTCGGTCGAGAAGCAGGTGAAGGCGGCGCGCTTTCGCGGGCATTCCGACAGCGAGACGGCGGCCGACATGGCGGCGCGCGTGCTGCGCGAGCTCAAGCTCGACGGCAAACTCATCGGCCTCGAATATTGGACCTCGGGGCTTAGTCACGGTCTTGCGCTATCGCTCACCGCGCAGATCGACGCCAGATGGTCGGACATCACCGGCCTTGCCGATACGCTGCGGCTGGTGAAAAGCGAGGAGGAGCAGGCGCTGATGCGCCGTGCCGCCCGGATCAGCGACGCGGCGGGAGAGGCGGCGATCGCGGGCATTGCCGATGGCGCGCGCGAAAGCGAGGTGGCGGCGCAATGCATGGCGGCGATGATCCGCGCCGGCGGCCATCCGCCCGGTTTCGGTCCCTTCATCCGGCCAGGCAGCCGGCTCGGCGAGGAGCATGCGACCTGGGGAGACGGACACTATAAGAAAGGCGAACCGGTGTTACTCGAATTGTCGGGCTGCGTCTCGCGCTATCACGCGCCTCTGGGACGGCTCGTCCATATCGGTGCCATCAGAGAGGAGGATGCGAATATCGCTCAGATCGTGCGCCACGCCTTCGACGCGGTCGTCGCGGCGATCACGCCCGGCGTGCGTGCGCGCTCGGTCTATGCCGCCTGGCAGGCGGTCGTCGATGATGCGGGGCTTTCAGATTACTGTCGTCATCACTGCGGCTACTGCGTCGGCATCGGCCAGCCACCGTCCTGGACGGGCGGCAACAGCGTAACGGGGCTCCGGCATGATAGCGATCTCGAGATCAAGACCGGCATGAGCTTCCACATTCTCTCCTGGCTGATGGGCAGTGGCCAGGGCGACGACTTCCTGTCGAACACCGTGCTTTTGACCGAGAACGGGCCCGAAGTCCTGACAAAGCTCAGAAGCGGACCGATCGTAGTCTAA
- a CDS encoding PLP-dependent aminotransferase family protein — protein sequence MSNRSHFPFDILTVDKSARLPLHRQLYDTLRSLILSGRLRAGSTLPATRSLAQQLKLGRNTVSAAYERLLTEGYVEARPGRGTWVANLPDRPATPPGAPPVGGRSPISRRGEALATRLQPLRNPNKINFQPGFPEVSNFPFATWAKLLARNARRRSGDLLGYYHFAGHPRLRAAIADYVTISRGVSCTPDRVVVVTGAQAGLDLVARLLLDDGDPVWMEEPGYWGARSALEAAGAALHPLFVDGDGWALDDPTLPEPRLIYVTPACQWPLGTTMRMEERLHLLSRAERHGAWIIEDDYDGEYRFRGQPLPAMQGLDRADRVIYLGTFSKTLFSSLRIGFLIVPDALVEPFNRAVGVTGQFTPLLLQVTLADFIEQGHFATHLKRMRRVYGERQKEFIALCRKHLGSWITVSDNESGMQVIARFTSGMDDVKIVEIGHAHGIDLQPISINYHHKIPEQGLLLGYAALNERDIQTAVMALKASFAEARKRGAF from the coding sequence TTGAGCAACCGTTCGCATTTTCCCTTCGACATATTGACGGTGGACAAGTCGGCGCGTCTTCCGCTCCATCGCCAGCTCTACGACACGCTGCGCTCACTCATTCTCAGCGGCCGGCTGCGCGCCGGCAGCACCTTGCCCGCGACGCGTAGCCTGGCGCAGCAATTGAAGCTTGGCCGCAACACGGTGAGTGCTGCCTATGAGCGGCTGCTCACCGAGGGCTATGTCGAGGCGCGGCCGGGGCGAGGCACCTGGGTCGCCAATCTTCCCGACCGTCCGGCGACGCCACCCGGAGCGCCGCCGGTCGGCGGGCGTTCGCCCATCTCGCGGCGCGGCGAAGCTCTGGCGACGCGACTCCAGCCTTTGCGCAATCCCAACAAGATCAACTTCCAGCCGGGCTTTCCGGAAGTCTCCAACTTTCCCTTCGCGACCTGGGCCAAGCTTCTCGCCCGCAATGCAAGGCGGCGCAGCGGTGATCTCCTCGGCTATTATCACTTCGCCGGCCATCCGCGCCTGCGCGCGGCGATCGCCGATTATGTCACCATCTCGCGCGGCGTTTCCTGCACGCCTGATCGCGTAGTGGTGGTCACCGGCGCCCAGGCCGGCCTCGATCTCGTGGCGCGACTCCTGCTTGATGATGGTGATCCGGTCTGGATGGAGGAGCCTGGCTATTGGGGAGCGCGCAGCGCGCTCGAAGCCGCGGGCGCGGCGCTCCATCCGCTCTTTGTCGATGGGGATGGCTGGGCGCTCGATGACCCGACACTTCCCGAGCCCCGCCTCATCTATGTGACGCCCGCCTGCCAATGGCCGCTCGGCACCACCATGCGCATGGAGGAGCGCCTTCATTTATTAAGTCGCGCCGAACGTCATGGCGCCTGGATCATCGAAGACGATTATGACGGCGAATACCGCTTCCGCGGCCAGCCATTGCCGGCCATGCAGGGGCTCGACCGCGCCGACCGCGTCATCTATCTCGGGACCTTCAGCAAGACATTGTTCTCATCACTCAGGATCGGCTTCCTTATCGTGCCGGATGCGCTGGTCGAGCCGTTCAACCGGGCGGTGGGAGTCACCGGCCAGTTCACGCCGTTGCTCTTGCAGGTAACGCTCGCCGATTTCATCGAACAGGGCCACTTCGCCACTCATCTCAAGCGCATGCGCCGTGTCTATGGCGAGCGCCAGAAGGAATTCATCGCTCTGTGCCGCAAGCATCTGGGGTCCTGGATTACGGTGAGCGATAATGAATCGGGGATGCAGGTGATCGCGCGATTCACCTCTGGCATGGATGATGTGAAGATCGTCGAGATCGGCCATGCGCATGGCATCGATCTGCAGCCCATCTCGATCAACTATCACCACAAGATTCCGGAGCAGGGACTCCTGCTCGGCTATGCCGCCCTCAATGAGCGCGATATCCAGACAGCCGTCATGGCGTTGAAAGCCAGCTTCGCGGAGGCTCGCAAACGCGGAGCATTCTAA
- a CDS encoding sugar phosphate isomerase/epimerase, giving the protein MIEQKSLPRLGLVTEPLANLPLTEVMNWLVAEVPEITDLEIGTGGYAPTSHCDMPLLLRDQSARRAWCREIETRGLRLAALNVWGNVLHPDPAIASRHDEDLRATIRLGAETGTDRIVAMAGCPAGAPGDKAPHFSGGGWLPYLENIYEWQWQARIADYWTGLSDFTHRTHPELMICLELHPGTVAHNVETFERLASLGPAISANIDPSHFFWMGMDANRIVERLGRRIGHAHGKDVLFQKDQLALNGLLDRRWPKPPEEMPWNFATVGRGKDAIWWRTFANDLGKAGKVSTIAIEHEDPFVEPKAGIIEAARLLAGVMHA; this is encoded by the coding sequence ATGATTGAACAGAAATCCTTGCCACGCCTTGGCCTCGTCACCGAGCCACTCGCCAATCTGCCCCTTACAGAGGTCATGAACTGGCTCGTCGCCGAGGTCCCCGAGATCACCGATCTGGAAATAGGCACCGGTGGCTATGCTCCGACCAGCCATTGCGACATGCCGCTTCTGTTGCGCGACCAGAGCGCCCGCCGGGCCTGGTGCCGGGAGATCGAGACACGCGGACTAAGGCTCGCCGCGCTCAATGTCTGGGGTAACGTGCTCCACCCCGACCCGGCAATCGCATCCAGACATGATGAGGATCTGCGCGCCACGATCCGGCTCGGCGCTGAAACGGGAACCGATCGCATCGTCGCCATGGCCGGCTGCCCGGCAGGCGCGCCCGGCGACAAGGCCCCGCATTTTTCGGGCGGTGGCTGGCTGCCCTATCTCGAGAACATCTATGAGTGGCAATGGCAGGCGCGCATCGCCGACTACTGGACCGGACTATCCGATTTCACCCATCGGACTCACCCGGAATTGATGATCTGTTTGGAACTCCATCCCGGCACCGTCGCCCACAATGTCGAGACATTCGAGCGTCTGGCCTCTCTCGGCCCAGCGATCTCGGCCAACATCGATCCCAGTCACTTCTTCTGGATGGGCATGGACGCCAATCGCATTGTGGAACGGCTCGGCCGTCGCATCGGACATGCTCACGGCAAGGACGTGCTGTTCCAGAAGGACCAGCTCGCCCTCAACGGCCTGCTCGACAGGCGCTGGCCGAAGCCGCCCGAGGAGATGCCGTGGAACTTCGCCACTGTCGGGCGTGGCAAGGATGCAATCTGGTGGCGGACTTTCGCCAACGATCTCGGCAAGGCCGGCAAGGTCAGCACCATCGCCATCGAGCATGAGGATCCGTTTGTCGAGCCAAAGGCCGGCATCATCGAGGCGGCACGGCTGCTCGCGGGGGTGATGCATGCCTGA
- a CDS encoding M24 family metallopeptidase produces MTIIPFSRAEYAERLAQVKSRMAKAGFDLIICQDPANMGWLTGFDGWSFYVPQCVLVHQEEETPIWFGRAQDAKSAHLTTYLSADNIVPFSEHLIQHPAGHPYDELAELIRARGWGKARIGVEMDAHYYTARCHAHLTKGLPDAAFGNNGDLVNWARLIKSDVELVLMREAGRICSHAMNRAIETMKPGVPQYQVIAEIYHTQTMGVPGAGGDYAAICPLMPVGEGTSTPHLTWSDAPLPKAGLAMLEIAGVRRRYHAPLTRTIHLGRPPQAIRDVAKAVVEGVDAGLATAKSGNTAAAVEAAWQTVLRRHGLKKESRVGYSIGLAYPPDWGERTVSLRPGDETVLEPGMCFHIQSGVWLQDFGVAISESFVVTDRGGERLCDVARELIVID; encoded by the coding sequence ATGACCATCATCCCCTTTTCGCGCGCCGAATATGCCGAAAGGCTCGCCCAGGTCAAATCGCGCATGGCGAAGGCCGGCTTCGACCTCATCATTTGCCAGGACCCGGCCAATATGGGCTGGCTCACTGGCTTCGACGGCTGGTCCTTCTATGTGCCGCAATGCGTGCTCGTGCATCAGGAGGAAGAAACACCGATCTGGTTCGGCCGCGCCCAGGACGCGAAAAGCGCGCATCTCACCACCTATCTGTCGGCAGACAACATAGTGCCCTTTTCGGAGCATCTTATCCAGCATCCCGCCGGTCATCCCTATGACGAACTCGCCGAGCTCATTCGCGCCCGCGGCTGGGGCAAGGCCCGCATCGGCGTCGAAATGGATGCGCATTATTATACGGCGCGCTGCCACGCTCATCTGACGAAGGGCCTGCCGGATGCGGCCTTCGGCAATAATGGCGATCTCGTCAATTGGGCACGGCTTATCAAATCGGACGTCGAGCTCGTCTTGATGCGCGAGGCAGGGCGCATCTGCAGCCACGCGATGAACCGCGCCATTGAGACGATGAAGCCGGGTGTGCCGCAGTATCAGGTGATCGCCGAGATCTATCATACGCAAACCATGGGCGTTCCGGGCGCCGGAGGCGACTATGCTGCCATCTGCCCGCTGATGCCGGTAGGCGAGGGCACAAGCACGCCGCATCTCACCTGGAGCGATGCGCCCTTGCCGAAAGCGGGCCTCGCCATGCTGGAGATCGCCGGCGTCCGGCGGCGCTATCACGCGCCGCTTACCCGCACCATCCATCTGGGCAGACCGCCCCAGGCCATTCGGGATGTCGCCAAGGCCGTCGTGGAAGGTGTCGATGCCGGCCTCGCCACAGCGAAATCCGGGAATACAGCGGCGGCGGTCGAAGCGGCCTGGCAGACGGTGCTGCGCAGGCATGGGCTCAAGAAGGAAAGCCGTGTGGGCTACTCGATCGGCCTTGCCTATCCACCCGATTGGGGCGAGCGCACGGTGAGCCTCAGGCCCGGCGATGAAACGGTGCTCGAGCCCGGCATGTGTTTCCATATCCAGTCCGGCGTGTGGCTTCAGGATTTCGGCGTCGCGATCTCGGAATCTTTCGTCGTCACCGACAGAGGCGGTGAGCGGCTGTGCGATGTCGCACGCGAACTGATCGTCATCGACTGA
- a CDS encoding Gfo/Idh/MocA family protein, protein MKRLRVGIIGCGLIAQVMHLNYLRELADRFEIAALCDISQSVRDACARDYNVAKTFGDWRDLLKERLDAVLILTPGSHAPIAIAAAEAGIHVLVEKPMCFSVAEGQEMIAAAAHAGVVLMVAYNKQYDPAFVRLKEEAKSLQDLRLIRVTTLESPLKPYVDHYALHRGGGVPADLLAKLGDDTDQRITQAIATKDALARKAYHLVLLDSMVHEFNVVRGVLGEPDELTFADISETGLTAILRYGKAQCTINWVDLPGIARYQMEFAFYTPTRRLTLSMPSPFLRNAPTLLIDEGGDAASAKSYRNEEIISYNESFKEELLHFHDCVTKGLSPRTSGPDSLRDIALCQSIIKAHLTRKPVARPTDMAAPRA, encoded by the coding sequence ATGAAGAGGCTGCGGGTCGGGATAATCGGCTGCGGATTGATCGCGCAGGTCATGCATCTGAACTATCTGCGCGAGCTCGCGGACCGCTTTGAGATCGCCGCCCTGTGCGACATCTCGCAAAGCGTTCGCGACGCCTGCGCCCGCGATTACAATGTGGCCAAGACCTTCGGCGACTGGCGTGACCTCCTCAAGGAACGACTCGACGCCGTGCTCATCCTCACCCCCGGCAGCCACGCGCCGATTGCCATTGCGGCAGCGGAAGCCGGCATTCATGTGCTGGTCGAGAAACCGATGTGCTTCTCGGTGGCGGAGGGCCAGGAGATGATCGCGGCCGCCGCCCATGCCGGCGTCGTGCTGATGGTCGCCTATAACAAGCAATATGATCCGGCCTTTGTCCGCCTTAAGGAAGAGGCGAAGTCGCTTCAGGACCTGCGCCTCATCCGCGTCACTACGCTCGAGTCACCGCTCAAGCCCTATGTCGATCATTATGCGCTGCATCGCGGCGGCGGCGTGCCGGCCGATCTTCTCGCCAAGCTAGGCGACGATACCGATCAGCGCATCACCCAGGCGATCGCCACCAAGGACGCGCTGGCGCGCAAGGCCTATCACCTCGTTCTGCTCGACAGCATGGTGCATGAATTCAATGTCGTGCGCGGCGTCCTGGGCGAGCCCGACGAGCTCACCTTCGCCGATATCAGCGAGACCGGCCTCACCGCCATACTTCGCTACGGCAAGGCGCAATGCACGATCAACTGGGTCGATCTGCCGGGCATCGCGCGCTATCAGATGGAGTTCGCCTTCTACACGCCGACGCGGCGTCTCACCCTCTCGATGCCGTCACCCTTCCTGCGCAACGCGCCCACCCTTCTGATCGATGAAGGCGGTGATGCGGCATCTGCGAAATCCTACCGAAATGAGGAGATCATCTCTTACAATGAGAGCTTCAAGGAAGAGCTCCTGCATTTCCACGACTGCGTGACCAAGGGGCTGTCGCCGCGCACCTCCGGTCCCGACAGTTTGCGCGACATCGCGCTCTGCCAGTCGATCATCAAAGCCCATCTGACGCGCAAACCCGTCGCGCGTCCAACCGATATGGCGGCACCACGCGCCTGA
- a CDS encoding sugar ABC transporter substrate-binding protein, with amino-acid sequence MKRLFALMLVLIAGMISVLASPEARADEKKMLVIFITHGQAGDPYWNAIKNGLAEAAKTFNADVQYEAPDVFDMSAMGKMIDSAVARKPDGIVVSIPDADALKAPIQSALAAGIPVIGIDSGLTKFKELGIPAYLGQDEYQAGVAVGEKLKAAGATHIMCINMEVGNTDLDNRCRGVKDGSGVKETIVPVTMTDPVDAKSRIASALQQDATIDSIIALGPTSASPMLAAVQELDAKGRLKAMATFDMTPEILEKVADGTLLFATDAQQFLMGYLPVALFKNYKLYGVMPTTAWPTGPGFITKDTASGVIELSRKGFR; translated from the coding sequence ATGAAAAGACTGTTTGCCCTAATGCTGGTGCTGATTGCCGGCATGATCTCGGTCCTCGCTTCGCCCGAGGCTCGAGCCGACGAAAAGAAGATGCTGGTGATCTTCATCACCCATGGTCAGGCCGGCGATCCCTATTGGAATGCGATCAAGAACGGCCTCGCCGAGGCGGCCAAGACCTTCAACGCCGATGTTCAATATGAAGCGCCCGATGTATTCGACATGTCGGCGATGGGCAAGATGATCGACTCGGCCGTGGCGCGCAAGCCGGACGGCATCGTCGTTTCCATTCCCGATGCGGATGCGCTGAAGGCGCCGATTCAGTCGGCGCTCGCCGCCGGCATTCCGGTGATCGGCATCGATTCCGGCCTCACCAAGTTCAAGGAACTCGGCATTCCCGCCTATCTCGGCCAAGATGAATATCAGGCCGGCGTCGCGGTGGGCGAAAAGCTGAAAGCGGCCGGCGCCACCCACATCATGTGCATCAACATGGAAGTGGGAAATACCGATCTCGACAATCGCTGCCGGGGCGTGAAGGACGGCTCGGGCGTCAAGGAAACGATCGTGCCGGTCACCATGACCGATCCGGTCGACGCCAAGTCGCGCATCGCCAGCGCGCTGCAGCAGGACGCCACGATCGACAGCATCATTGCGCTCGGGCCCACCAGCGCCTCGCCGATGCTCGCCGCCGTCCAGGAACTCGATGCCAAGGGCCGCCTCAAGGCGATGGCGACCTTCGACATGACGCCGGAGATCCTGGAGAAGGTGGCCGACGGCACGCTGCTCTTCGCCACCGACGCCCAGCAATTCCTGATGGGCTATCTGCCGGTCGCCCTGTTCAAGAATTACAAGCTCTATGGCGTGATGCCGACCACGGCCTGGCCGACCGGCCCCGGCTTCATCACCAAGGACACGGCCAGCGGCGTGATCGAGCTCAGCCGCAAGGGCTTCCGCTAA